A stretch of Eulemur rufifrons isolate Redbay chromosome 5, OSU_ERuf_1, whole genome shotgun sequence DNA encodes these proteins:
- the RPRD1A gene encoding regulation of nuclear pre-mRNA domain-containing protein 1A isoform X3: MSAFSEAALEKKLSELSNSQQSVQTLSLWLIHHRKHSRPIVTVWERELRKAKPNRKLTFLYLANDVIQNSKRKGPEFTKDFAPVIVEAFKHVSSETDESCKKHLGRVLSIWEERSVYENDVLEQLKQALYGDKKPRKRTYEQIKVDENENCSSLGSPSEPPQTLDLVRALQDLENAASGDAAVHQRIASLPVEVQEVSLLDKITDKESGERLSKMVEDACMLLADYNGRLAAEIDDRKQLTRMLADFLRCQKEALAEKEHKLECDFFNFYQASVADIGHGRIF, from the exons ATGTCCGCCTTCTCCGAGGCGGCGCTGGAGAAGAAGCTGTCGGAGTTGAGCAACTCGCAGCAGAGCGTGCAGACCTTGTCCCTGTGGCTCATCCACCACCGCAAGCACTCGCGGCCCATCGTCACCGTGTGGGAGCGGGAGCTGCGGAAAG ccaAACCAAACAGGAAGCTTACTTTTCTCTACCTAGCCAATGATGTCATTCAGAACAGCAAAAGAAAGGGGCCGGAGTTTACAAAAGATTTTGCACCAGTTATAGTGGAGGCTTTTAAGCATGTTTCAAG tgaaACTGATGAAAGTTGTAAGAAGCACCTTGGAAGAGTGTTATCTATTTGGGAAGAAAGGTCTGTTTATGAAAACGATGTATTAGAACAACTTAAGCAAGCTCTGT ATGGTGATAAGAAGCCTAGGAAGCGAACTTATGAACAGATAAAGGtggatgaaaatgaaaactgttcCTCTCTGGGATCTCCAAGTGAACCACCACAG ACTCTAGATCTGGTTAGAGCattacaagatctagaaaatgcAGCTTCAGGTGATGCAGCAGTTCATCAGAGAATAGCTTCTTTACCTGTTGAAGTCCAAGAAGTATCCCTACTAGATAAAATAACag ATAAAGAATCTGGAGAAAGGCTTTCTAAAATGGTAGAGGATGCTTGTATGTTGCTGGCAGATTACAATGGCAGACTGGCGGCAGAAATAGATGATAGGAAGCAGCTCACTCGAATGTTAGCAGATTTTCTTCGTTGTCAAAAGGAAGCCCTTGCAGAGAAGGAGCATAAATTGGAA